From Alkalibacter saccharofermentans DSM 14828, the proteins below share one genomic window:
- the lpdA gene encoding dihydrolipoyl dehydrogenase yields MIEKKHMDCDVVVLGGGPGGYAAAIRAAQLGASVILVEKQQVGGTCLNRGCIPTKVLLHASNAVGALKNYAEFGVKASFEGFDLQQLMDKKDKTVDQLRNGIGFLLKKNKVALLKGEAVLRSNDLVTVNNDEHLVEISPKKIIIATGSIANRLSIPGGTEFAVTTDQLQNIEQIPGRLLIIGGGAVGIEYAQIMSNLGSKVIMVEMKDRLLPEMDTDISKFIEKKFKEKKIEVYKNTSVLRLEKKDNAINVTISKESKEDGIETDVVLDASGRIGDLSVLNGNLSIINTNKYSIIVNEKMETSDEKIYAIGDITGEYKLAHVATHEGIVAAENCMGSSHVMEYDAIPFCVYTEPELASVGVTDIMAQKNGIKIKQGKFSFMASGKAHAIGKPEGFVKLIIDEKTEKILGVHIAGERATDIISEGVLAIQQKANASDLMEAINAHPTIAESINEAAQIVLGQSINT; encoded by the coding sequence ATGATTGAAAAGAAACATATGGACTGTGACGTGGTGGTGTTGGGGGGCGGGCCTGGTGGATACGCTGCTGCAATCAGAGCAGCTCAGCTGGGTGCAAGTGTAATATTAGTTGAAAAACAACAAGTAGGGGGAACTTGCTTAAATAGAGGCTGCATTCCCACCAAGGTTTTGCTGCACGCTTCTAACGCTGTTGGCGCTTTAAAAAACTATGCTGAATTTGGGGTTAAGGCGTCTTTTGAAGGTTTTGATCTGCAACAACTTATGGATAAAAAAGATAAAACAGTGGACCAGCTTCGAAACGGCATAGGCTTTCTGCTGAAGAAAAACAAGGTCGCTTTACTTAAAGGAGAAGCGGTTCTTAGATCGAATGATCTTGTAACTGTAAACAATGATGAACATCTGGTTGAAATAAGTCCTAAAAAAATTATCATAGCAACAGGGTCAATTGCCAACAGGTTAAGCATTCCCGGTGGTACGGAATTTGCGGTAACTACTGACCAGCTTCAAAATATCGAGCAAATACCAGGGAGACTGCTTATAATCGGCGGAGGTGCAGTTGGAATTGAGTATGCTCAGATAATGTCGAATTTAGGTTCGAAGGTAATAATGGTAGAAATGAAAGATAGGCTGCTGCCGGAGATGGACACGGACATTTCGAAATTTATCGAAAAAAAATTCAAAGAGAAGAAAATTGAAGTTTACAAAAATACAAGTGTTTTAAGGCTTGAAAAAAAAGACAATGCAATTAATGTAACAATAAGTAAAGAGAGCAAAGAAGATGGAATAGAGACGGACGTTGTTTTGGATGCATCGGGAAGAATCGGCGATTTAAGCGTGTTAAACGGCAATTTAAGTATAATTAACACGAATAAATATAGTATAATCGTTAATGAAAAGATGGAGACATCCGATGAAAAGATTTATGCTATTGGAGATATTACCGGGGAATATAAACTTGCCCATGTGGCAACTCATGAAGGAATTGTTGCTGCTGAAAATTGCATGGGAAGCAGTCATGTCATGGAATATGACGCCATACCCTTTTGCGTGTACACAGAACCGGAGCTTGCCAGCGTAGGCGTGACAGATATAATGGCACAAAAAAACGGCATAAAAATAAAGCAAGGCAAGTTTTCTTTTATGGCTAGTGGGAAAGCGCATGCAATCGGTAAACCGGAGGGCTTTGTAAAGCTTATCATAGATGAGAAGACTGAAAAGATATTGGGCGTTCATATTGCAGGAGAGCGGGCAACGGACATCATATCCGAAGGTGTATTAGCTATACAGCAAAAAGCAAATGCCAGTGATTTGATGGAAGCAATAAATGCTCATCCAACAATAGCCGAGTCGATCAACGAAGCTGCTCAAATTGTTCTAGGTCAATCCATAAACACTTAG
- a CDS encoding sigma 54-interacting transcriptional regulator: MKEKLLQLIENEDKKNPYTDSQLSKMLGMTRSNVTILRKKLNIDDSRIRRMGLLVSDISSMMRSQSSIITITEKLKEKGYEISKNSVAQIISEHNLRGNLHENIQPKVKQESTNYEEVSVKNKGSGNVFESIIGWNGSLRNKVEQAKAAVLYPPNGLHTLIIGATGVGKSHMAEVMHKFALIVRDKRAESLPFVVFNCADYSENPQLLLSQLFGYVKGAFTGAVEDKAGLVDSASGGILFLDEVHRLPSEGQEILFQLIDKGHYRRLGDTNITRRADVMIIAATSEDIETNLLTTFRRRIPMVIELPKLEERDLDEKYDIIINFFRNEAQRIKKPLLITRNVLRDLLFYKCTGNIGQLRSDVQVVCARGLLSYITTGSTEEAITIDTEFLPSHVIQDTSYNKTSRAEIERIVHRDITIDIDYEDTEFKAQENSAYDFQENIYKDIENQYIYYKEQGCKDEDIEEVISENLENKIKDMIDIINANKYKYKKVDIESIVGKKVVDTVQKMMKIAQEEIDHIDDTLYYCLATHINATINRIRNGQKIFNPKLDYVRDHYIIEYALAEKMIEEVKNNYAIDIPEEEIAFIAMYISNYTKNSDRATNKVGVVIMTHGSIASGMANVANTLLGVDHVRSVEMSLDEKPEEAFERALNAVVEADSGKGVLILVDMGSLETFGNRITRKTGVRTLTVGRVDTLMALDATRMALLPEANLSYISKVLQEDKMIMVGENNQGIDRINSKKESIVVTICFTGEGMAKTLGEMITKEIESFGKKIKVISMRLIDSKKIEERIKELKNKYNLLAIVGTVNVYEPGVAFAYASDILKEEGLKSFADAIRQKIYDLEYVDDSGVAESLFKEEIIYMNKEIATKDEAIKFMCSDMLIKGYINESYLDGVLQRESMCPTFTENLLAIPHGYCEDVIKPGVGIMIPKDPVDWGNGRFVSIILLLALNDEAKDEFQWIYKIITDREIVKKIKNQNSSRKIVEIFNSKRKEFV, encoded by the coding sequence GTGAAGGAAAAGTTACTTCAACTTATAGAGAATGAAGACAAGAAAAATCCGTACACGGATTCTCAGCTGTCAAAAATGCTGGGTATGACTAGAAGTAACGTAACGATACTTCGAAAAAAACTCAATATTGATGATTCCAGAATAAGAAGGATGGGATTGCTGGTGTCCGACATCAGTTCAATGATGAGATCCCAATCAAGCATAATTACTATAACAGAAAAACTGAAAGAAAAAGGGTACGAGATATCTAAAAATAGCGTAGCTCAAATTATCAGCGAACACAACTTAAGGGGAAACCTCCATGAAAACATTCAACCAAAAGTAAAGCAGGAAAGCACAAATTATGAAGAGGTCAGTGTCAAAAACAAGGGTAGCGGCAATGTATTTGAGTCTATAATTGGATGGAATGGAAGTCTTAGAAACAAAGTAGAGCAAGCAAAGGCAGCTGTTTTGTATCCGCCAAACGGCTTGCATACATTGATCATTGGTGCCACGGGCGTAGGGAAAAGTCATATGGCAGAAGTGATGCATAAGTTTGCATTGATAGTCAGGGACAAAAGGGCAGAGAGCTTGCCCTTTGTTGTGTTTAACTGTGCAGATTATTCCGAAAATCCTCAACTGCTTTTATCTCAATTGTTTGGATATGTAAAAGGCGCGTTTACAGGAGCAGTTGAAGACAAAGCAGGTCTGGTTGACAGCGCGTCAGGAGGGATACTGTTCTTAGATGAGGTACACAGGCTACCAAGTGAAGGTCAAGAAATATTATTCCAATTGATTGATAAAGGACATTATCGTAGGCTGGGAGATACCAATATAACAAGGCGAGCTGATGTGATGATAATAGCTGCCACATCAGAGGATATTGAAACGAATTTGTTGACTACCTTTCGAAGAAGAATCCCAATGGTTATTGAGCTGCCAAAGTTGGAAGAAAGAGATCTTGATGAAAAGTACGACATTATAATTAATTTTTTCAGAAATGAAGCGCAGAGAATCAAAAAACCGCTTTTAATAACAAGGAATGTCTTAAGGGATTTGTTGTTCTATAAATGCACAGGGAATATAGGTCAGTTAAGATCTGACGTTCAAGTTGTTTGTGCAAGAGGTCTTCTTTCATATATTACTACAGGGTCGACGGAAGAGGCAATAACCATAGACACCGAATTTTTGCCTTCTCACGTAATCCAGGATACTTCTTATAATAAGACAAGCAGAGCGGAAATAGAGCGAATAGTACACAGAGATATCACAATAGATATCGATTATGAAGATACTGAATTCAAAGCTCAAGAAAACTCAGCTTACGATTTCCAGGAAAACATCTATAAAGATATTGAAAATCAGTATATCTATTACAAAGAACAGGGATGCAAAGACGAAGATATCGAAGAGGTCATAAGTGAAAATCTAGAAAATAAAATCAAAGATATGATTGATATCATAAACGCTAATAAATATAAATACAAAAAGGTTGATATTGAAAGCATAGTTGGCAAGAAGGTTGTAGATACAGTTCAAAAGATGATGAAAATCGCACAGGAAGAAATTGATCACATCGATGATACTCTTTATTATTGCCTGGCAACCCATATAAATGCTACGATCAACAGAATTCGCAATGGACAGAAAATATTTAACCCCAAGCTTGATTACGTGAGAGATCACTACATAATAGAGTATGCTTTAGCAGAGAAAATGATAGAAGAAGTAAAAAATAACTATGCCATAGATATACCGGAAGAAGAGATAGCGTTTATTGCCATGTATATATCAAACTACACTAAAAATAGCGATAGAGCAACAAATAAGGTGGGCGTAGTAATAATGACCCATGGCAGCATTGCAAGTGGCATGGCGAATGTAGCCAATACATTGTTGGGCGTTGATCATGTGAGGTCTGTGGAGATGTCACTGGACGAAAAACCTGAAGAAGCTTTTGAACGGGCTTTAAATGCCGTGGTTGAAGCAGATAGCGGCAAAGGGGTATTGATACTCGTAGATATGGGCTCGCTTGAGACCTTTGGGAATAGGATTACCAGGAAAACCGGCGTGAGAACATTGACAGTTGGAAGAGTAGACACTTTGATGGCTTTAGATGCCACCAGGATGGCACTGCTTCCGGAGGCTAACCTTTCCTACATTTCGAAAGTACTTCAAGAAGATAAAATGATAATGGTGGGCGAAAACAATCAAGGAATAGATAGAATTAATAGCAAAAAAGAATCGATTGTTGTAACGATATGCTTCACTGGAGAAGGAATGGCAAAAACTCTTGGAGAAATGATAACCAAAGAGATCGAGTCTTTCGGTAAGAAGATTAAAGTGATATCAATGAGGCTGATCGATTCAAAAAAAATAGAAGAACGAATCAAAGAACTGAAAAACAAGTACAATTTATTGGCTATCGTAGGAACGGTAAACGTTTACGAACCGGGAGTCGCATTCGCTTATGCTTCAGATATTTTAAAGGAAGAAGGACTGAAGAGCTTCGCAGATGCTATCAGGCAAAAGATATACGATTTGGAATATGTTGATGATAGTGGCGTTGCAGAAAGCTTGTTTAAGGAAGAGATAATCTACATGAATAAAGAAATTGCCACTAAGGACGAAGCGATAAAATTCATGTGTTCGGACATGTTGATTAAAGGATATATAAATGAAAGCTATTTAGATGGCGTTTTGCAAAGGGAATCCATGTGTCCCACCTTCACGGAAAACTTGCTTGCAATCCCTCATGGTTACTGTGAAGATGTCATAAAGCCTGGAGTTGGAATAATGATTCCAAAAGACCCTGTGGATTGGGGTAACGGCAGATTCGTATCAATAATCCTACTATTGGCCCTTAATGATGAAGCAAAAGACGAATTCCAGTGGATATACAAGATTATAACAGACAGGGAAATAGTCAAAAAAATTAAAAATCAAAATAGTTCAAGAAAGATTGTCGAAATATTCAACAGCAAGCGAAAGGAATTCGTATGA
- a CDS encoding VOC family protein, which produces MMNKVVPHLWFDKEAREAAEFYTKIFDNSKIRSSAIVPGTPSGDAEIIDFEILGLRCQAISAGPYFKVNPSISFMVSLGTKEEVDSIWASLQEGGEVLMPLEEYPFSKWYGWIKDRYGLTWQLMQIEGELPKQSIKPCLLFSNGVCGMAEEAVKFYTEVFADSSIGMISKYGESEALHEKAKVNFAAYELLQTELVAMDNAMEADFTFNEALSLIVMCKDQNEIDYYWEKLSAVPEAEQCGWIKDKYGLSWQIIPESMDEVFYMGSKDEVARVTEAFLKMKKVDLAELERAKKGI; this is translated from the coding sequence ATGATGAATAAAGTAGTGCCCCATTTGTGGTTTGACAAAGAAGCTAGGGAAGCAGCTGAGTTCTATACAAAAATATTTGATAATTCTAAGATAAGAAGTTCGGCGATCGTTCCAGGGACGCCTTCGGGAGATGCGGAAATAATAGATTTCGAAATTCTTGGATTAAGGTGCCAAGCGATAAGCGCAGGGCCTTATTTTAAAGTTAATCCCTCGATTTCATTTATGGTTTCGCTAGGTACTAAGGAAGAAGTAGATTCAATTTGGGCTAGCTTGCAAGAGGGCGGAGAAGTTTTAATGCCCCTTGAGGAGTATCCTTTTAGCAAATGGTATGGGTGGATCAAAGACCGATACGGGCTAACTTGGCAGTTGATGCAAATCGAAGGCGAGCTTCCAAAGCAAAGTATAAAGCCTTGTCTTTTATTCTCAAACGGCGTGTGTGGAATGGCAGAAGAAGCCGTGAAATTTTATACAGAAGTATTTGCGGATTCTTCTATTGGTATGATCAGCAAATACGGCGAGAGTGAAGCTCTGCATGAAAAGGCAAAAGTGAATTTTGCAGCCTATGAGCTATTGCAAACTGAGCTGGTAGCCATGGATAATGCCATGGAAGCTGATTTTACTTTCAACGAAGCGCTTTCCCTTATAGTTATGTGCAAAGATCAAAATGAAATAGATTATTATTGGGAGAAGCTCTCGGCAGTGCCGGAAGCTGAACAGTGCGGTTGGATTAAGGACAAATACGGACTTTCGTGGCAAATAATACCCGAAAGCATGGATGAGGTGTTTTATATGGGATCTAAGGATGAAGTTGCAAGAGTTACTGAAGCGTTTCTAAAAATGAAGAAAGTTGACCTTGCAGAACTGGAAAGAGCAAAAAAAGGCATATGA
- a CDS encoding Cof-type HAD-IIB family hydrolase codes for MDKYKMIFSDIDGTILDSNHKVSKKTKDVVKKLGRMKIPFILVSARMPNGIRTVIKELEINSPIVAYSGALVLDEEGSTISERFIKLQQALEISHYIRNFFPGVCVSLYSEDIWFTEDSKNPWIIEEENITEVKSKQVESFSILGDIKVHKLLCMGNQYDIRDMEKALIDHFTGIKVYKSKSTYLEIMSVNASKSSAMKSLCEKYKTSMEETIAFGDNYNDIDMLESAGLGVAMGNALDEVKKVADKITFSNDEDGVYRFINDNRL; via the coding sequence ATGGACAAATATAAAATGATTTTTAGCGATATTGACGGAACTATTCTAGATTCAAATCACAAAGTATCCAAAAAGACAAAAGACGTTGTCAAAAAGTTGGGAAGAATGAAAATACCATTTATATTAGTTTCTGCCAGAATGCCTAACGGTATAAGAACAGTTATTAAAGAGCTGGAGATAAACTCCCCCATAGTGGCTTACAGTGGAGCTTTAGTGTTGGATGAAGAGGGTTCGACGATATCCGAGCGTTTTATAAAGTTACAACAGGCTTTGGAAATTTCACATTACATACGCAATTTTTTTCCTGGTGTTTGCGTCAGCCTCTACTCGGAGGATATATGGTTCACTGAGGACAGTAAGAATCCTTGGATTATTGAAGAAGAGAATATCACGGAAGTTAAATCAAAACAGGTGGAATCTTTTTCAATCCTGGGAGATATAAAGGTCCATAAGCTTTTATGCATGGGTAATCAATATGATATAAGGGATATGGAGAAAGCGCTGATCGATCATTTCACTGGCATCAAAGTGTATAAATCAAAGTCTACATACCTTGAAATAATGTCTGTGAATGCATCCAAGTCTTCTGCAATGAAGTCGCTATGCGAAAAGTACAAAACATCAATGGAAGAAACCATAGCTTTTGGGGACAATTACAACGATATCGACATGCTGGAAAGCGCAGGCCTTGGAGTAGCGATGGGTAATGCTCTGGATGAGGTCAAGAAGGTTGCGGATAAAATAACTTTCAGCAATGATGAAGACGGGGTTTATCGATTCATAAATGACAATCGCTTATAG
- a CDS encoding homocysteine synthase, giving the protein MSERKLSFDTLQVHAGQEPDPTTGSRAVPIYQTTSYVFKDAEHAANLFGLKEFGNIYTRIMNPTSDVFEKRIAALEGGVGALAVASGSAAITYAILNIVQSGDEIVAASTLYGGTYNLLSYTLPKLGVKTVFVDPDDPENFNRAISEKTKAVFIESIGNPGINLIDIEAVAKIAHAHNIPLIVDNTFGTPYLIRPFEFGADIVVHSATKFIGGHGTTIGGVIVDSGNFNWESSGKFPGLTEPDPSYNGVKYVEALGPLAYIIKARVQLLRDTGAAISPFNSFQLLQGLETLSLRVERHVSNTKKIIEFLNDHPAVAWVNYPSLEDSKYYELAQKYFPKGTGSIFTFGIKGGVESGKKFIDSLEIFSLLANVADAKSLVIHPASTTHAQLSEEEQISAGVTPDQIRLSVGIEDVEDLIYDLDQALNKAINNK; this is encoded by the coding sequence ATGAGCGAGAGAAAATTGAGTTTTGACACACTACAGGTACATGCAGGTCAAGAACCTGACCCAACGACAGGATCTAGAGCGGTACCAATCTATCAAACTACTTCTTATGTCTTTAAAGATGCAGAACATGCAGCAAACTTGTTTGGCCTAAAGGAATTCGGAAATATTTATACTCGGATCATGAATCCTACAAGCGATGTGTTTGAAAAAAGAATAGCAGCTCTTGAGGGTGGTGTCGGCGCTCTTGCGGTAGCTTCGGGATCGGCAGCTATAACATACGCAATATTAAACATTGTTCAGTCAGGGGATGAAATCGTAGCGGCGAGCACCCTTTACGGCGGAACATATAATCTGCTGTCCTATACATTGCCAAAGCTTGGAGTTAAAACGGTTTTTGTAGACCCGGACGATCCGGAAAATTTTAATAGAGCAATAAGTGAAAAAACAAAGGCAGTCTTCATAGAGTCAATAGGAAATCCTGGAATCAACCTTATAGATATTGAAGCTGTGGCAAAGATCGCTCACGCTCATAATATACCACTTATAGTTGACAATACATTTGGGACACCCTATCTTATAAGGCCATTTGAATTTGGTGCGGACATAGTAGTGCACTCAGCTACTAAATTCATCGGAGGTCACGGAACTACCATAGGAGGAGTCATAGTTGATTCAGGAAATTTCAATTGGGAAAGCAGTGGAAAATTCCCGGGCCTGACTGAGCCGGACCCAAGCTATAATGGAGTGAAATATGTAGAGGCACTTGGTCCATTGGCATATATAATAAAAGCAAGGGTACAGCTTTTAAGAGATACAGGCGCTGCTATTAGCCCGTTTAATTCATTTCAACTGCTTCAAGGACTCGAAACTTTGTCTTTAAGAGTTGAGAGGCACGTGTCTAACACAAAAAAAATAATAGAATTTTTAAATGACCATCCTGCAGTAGCCTGGGTGAATTATCCAAGCTTGGAGGATAGCAAATACTACGAGCTCGCCCAAAAGTATTTCCCGAAAGGCACAGGCTCGATCTTTACATTTGGAATTAAAGGCGGAGTTGAATCGGGAAAGAAATTCATCGACAGTCTTGAAATATTTTCTTTGCTGGCAAATGTGGCAGATGCCAAGTCACTGGTCATACATCCTGCCAGCACGACACACGCTCAGCTTTCTGAAGAAGAACAGATATCGGCAGGAGTGACGCCGGATCAGATAAGATTATCCGTGGGAATAGAGGACGTGGAGGACTTGATCTATGATTTGGATCAAGCTTTGAATAAAGCGATTAACAACAAATAA
- a CDS encoding glutamine amidotransferase, translating to MGKLLIIKTGASGESIKKVYGDHDERIIKKAGLNREKVAVLPVYKGHRPYLPDNVSSVIVTGSPSMVTDREPWSVETSDFIKEISHKNIPILGICYGHQLLADTFGGEVGYHKLGKESGKVDIKLRGAASLDPLLGSMPKSFKAYAFHEQTVTKLPANAKVLAGNGFEKNHAVAYRDNVWGVQFHPEFNENENENGESHGEMLLKRFVQIAG from the coding sequence ATGGGGAAACTGCTAATCATAAAAACTGGAGCTTCAGGTGAATCGATAAAAAAAGTATACGGAGATCACGACGAACGGATTATAAAAAAAGCCGGCCTAAATAGGGAGAAAGTTGCTGTGCTGCCTGTATACAAGGGTCACAGACCGTATCTTCCGGATAACGTTAGTTCAGTTATCGTCACGGGCTCCCCATCCATGGTTACGGACAGGGAACCATGGAGCGTGGAAACTTCAGATTTTATCAAGGAGATTTCCCATAAAAACATACCTATACTAGGGATTTGCTATGGACATCAGCTTTTAGCCGATACTTTCGGTGGAGAAGTCGGTTATCACAAGCTGGGAAAGGAATCCGGAAAAGTGGACATCAAGCTGAGGGGGGCCGCCTCTTTGGATCCATTGCTTGGATCTATGCCTAAATCCTTTAAAGCGTATGCATTTCATGAACAAACTGTTACAAAACTGCCTGCAAATGCGAAAGTGCTGGCAGGCAACGGCTTTGAAAAAAATCATGCGGTAGCATACAGAGACAATGTTTGGGGAGTGCAATTCCACCCTGAATTTAATGAAAATGAAAATGAAAATGGTGAGTCCCATGGAGAGATGCTGTTGAAAAGATTCGTGCAGATTGCAGGATAA
- a CDS encoding glutathione peroxidase yields the protein MGFYDFNATAMDGREIPMEEYKGKVVLVVNTASKCGLTPQFEELEELYQKYKNEGFEILGFPCNQFANQESGSNEEIQEFCQINYGVTFTMFEKIEVNGENAHPLYKYLKDEKSSLLGKEIKWNFAKFLIDREGEVYKRYSPTTVPIKLGKEIEKLLGK from the coding sequence ATGGGTTTTTATGACTTTAATGCAACAGCCATGGATGGCAGAGAAATCCCCATGGAAGAATACAAGGGAAAAGTAGTTTTAGTGGTTAACACAGCCAGTAAATGCGGACTGACTCCACAATTTGAGGAACTGGAGGAATTGTATCAAAAATATAAAAATGAGGGATTCGAGATACTTGGTTTTCCGTGCAATCAGTTTGCAAATCAGGAGTCTGGCAGCAATGAAGAGATACAGGAATTTTGCCAGATTAATTACGGAGTGACTTTTACCATGTTTGAAAAAATAGAAGTAAACGGCGAAAATGCTCATCCTCTGTATAAGTATTTGAAAGATGAAAAAAGTTCTCTTTTAGGCAAAGAAATTAAATGGAATTTTGCAAAATTCCTCATAGACAGAGAAGGTGAGGTCTATAAGAGATATTCCCCTACGACTGTTCCGATAAAACTCGGTAAAGAGATTGAAAAATTATTAGGCAAATAA
- a CDS encoding DUF1801 domain-containing protein, protein MYSDAITPDEYVEAVADNQKDALKKLRKAILENLPEDFEEVMSYGMIGYVVPKRVYPKGYKVNPDEPLPFAGLAAQKNHISLYHMGVYMYPEILDWFVGEYSSRVNTKLDMGKSCIRFKNPNKIPYELVEELFRKISAEDYIDKYEKSIQK, encoded by the coding sequence ATGTATTCAGATGCGATTACACCGGATGAGTATGTTGAAGCCGTAGCGGATAACCAAAAGGATGCTTTAAAAAAACTTAGAAAAGCAATTCTGGAAAACCTGCCTGAAGATTTCGAGGAAGTCATGTCTTACGGAATGATAGGCTATGTGGTTCCAAAGAGGGTTTACCCAAAGGGTTACAAGGTGAATCCGGACGAGCCACTACCGTTTGCTGGACTTGCTGCCCAAAAAAATCATATTTCACTCTACCACATGGGTGTCTATATGTATCCAGAAATTTTGGATTGGTTCGTTGGAGAGTATTCTAGTAGAGTGAATACAAAACTGGACATGGGTAAAAGCTGTATACGTTTTAAAAACCCAAACAAGATTCCCTATGAACTTGTTGAAGAGCTATTCAGGAAGATCTCTGCGGAAGATTACATCGACAAGTACGAAAAATCCATCCAAAAATAG
- a CDS encoding DUF4153 domain-containing protein, whose translation MKLLDKLQHSLKGLLDAIARYPLTTAFLLAAAVVNALAIENAGYPNIMYNKLFVVFLVGAFLATVAQVGYERFFKDMKKRLILFGAAGLLTTGYFFIVNSSPEIGVDILVRTVALVFALLIAFIWIPSIKSKVDFTQSFMAAFKGFFVSVFFSGVLFGGISLILGAVDLLLFNVAGELYAHSANIVFTLFASLYFLSLIPDYNVAGEEKIERAVSSSRFLEVLISNIIIPLASVFTVILISYIALNIGGRFWEENLLEPMLVSYSIVTIIILTLAANLDNRFANLFKKIFPKVLIPIVLFQVIASVMKIGDVGITHSRYYVIMYGVFAIVAGVVYSFLKPGKYGIVAIVLICLSVISTVPPIDAFSVSKRNQINTLINVLTRNDMLIDEEIIPRSDIDNQEKKIIINTTSYIYRMNYIEDVEWLPDSFVYYTDFEKIFGFKEYEIDGRGEYASIVRNKTEALDVSGYQAMTVIYFEDIKARGTEPYEIDFALGQQVYTIAFASDEEGDGRFYIEYQGNEELTLLISQIVDSLGDIQTGSVEISTEEATFEVENNSLKMKVVINHLDRYEAEDGYRWNGEAYVMLGFND comes from the coding sequence ATGAAACTTCTTGACAAGCTTCAGCACAGTCTTAAAGGGCTCTTAGACGCAATTGCCCGCTATCCTTTAACAACAGCCTTTCTGTTGGCAGCAGCAGTCGTAAATGCTCTGGCAATAGAAAACGCAGGCTACCCCAATATAATGTACAATAAGCTGTTCGTAGTGTTTTTAGTAGGAGCTTTCTTAGCTACCGTGGCACAAGTTGGCTATGAAAGGTTTTTTAAGGACATGAAGAAAAGGTTGATTCTTTTTGGAGCGGCTGGTTTGCTTACTACAGGGTATTTCTTTATAGTGAACAGCTCCCCTGAAATAGGGGTCGACATCCTAGTAAGAACTGTTGCATTGGTGTTTGCACTGTTGATTGCATTTATTTGGATTCCTTCAATAAAATCAAAAGTGGATTTTACTCAATCATTCATGGCGGCATTCAAGGGCTTTTTTGTCTCCGTTTTTTTTTCCGGGGTATTATTTGGAGGAATTAGCTTAATATTAGGTGCTGTAGATCTGTTGCTATTCAATGTGGCAGGAGAGCTATACGCACACTCGGCAAATATTGTTTTTACGCTTTTCGCATCATTATACTTTTTATCCCTTATACCAGACTACAATGTAGCTGGTGAGGAAAAAATAGAAAGGGCGGTAAGCAGCAGCAGGTTTTTGGAAGTATTGATATCAAACATCATAATTCCCCTTGCTTCAGTATTTACTGTGATTTTGATTTCGTATATTGCATTAAATATAGGAGGACGATTCTGGGAAGAAAATTTGCTAGAGCCTATGCTTGTTTCTTACTCCATAGTGACCATAATAATTTTGACATTGGCCGCCAACCTTGATAACAGGTTTGCCAACCTTTTTAAAAAAATATTTCCAAAGGTACTGATACCAATTGTATTGTTTCAAGTTATTGCTTCGGTCATGAAGATTGGAGATGTGGGAATTACCCACAGCAGATACTACGTAATCATGTATGGTGTTTTTGCCATAGTCGCCGGTGTGGTTTACAGCTTTTTAAAACCCGGGAAATACGGAATTGTAGCTATTGTGCTAATATGCTTGTCTGTAATCTCAACCGTGCCTCCAATAGATGCCTTTAGCGTTAGCAAGAGAAATCAGATAAATACACTGATTAACGTGCTGACCAGAAATGACATGCTGATTGACGAAGAGATAATTCCCAGATCAGATATTGACAATCAAGAAAAAAAGATAATCATCAATACTACATCGTATATCTACAGAATGAATTACATAGAAGACGTTGAGTGGCTACCTGACAGCTTTGTGTATTATACAGATTTTGAAAAAATTTTTGGGTTTAAAGAGTATGAAATTGATGGTCGAGGAGAGTATGCTTCAATAGTCAGAAATAAGACAGAAGCACTCGATGTGTCAGGATATCAGGCAATGACAGTTATTTATTTTGAAGATATCAAAGCTAGAGGGACCGAGCCTTATGAAATAGATTTTGCATTAGGGCAACAAGTGTATACCATTGCCTTCGCATCTGATGAGGAAGGTGATGGCAGATTTTACATTGAGTATCAAGGGAATGAAGAACTTACGCTATTAATTAGTCAGATAGTAGATAGTTTAGGGGATATTCAGACTGGAAGTGTGGAAATATCCACAGAAGAAGCAACCTTCGAAGTTGAAAACAACAGCTTGAAGATGAAGGTGGTTATAAATCACCTAGATAGATATGAAGCGGAAGATGGATATAGATGGAATGGCGAAGCTTATGTAATGCTAGGTTTTAATGACTGA